Proteins encoded together in one Salvelinus fontinalis isolate EN_2023a chromosome 6, ASM2944872v1, whole genome shotgun sequence window:
- the LOC129857282 gene encoding chymotrypsin-like protease CTRL-1: MAMLWIVSCLALVASALGCGVPSIPPQVSGLKIVNGQNAVSGSWPWQVSLQDASGFHFCGGSLISQNWVVTAAHCRVTPGRHHVILGEHDRQSNAEPIQVKSISRAITHPYYNSQNFNNDVTLLKLSSPVQITSRVSPVCLATSSTSFPSGTRCVTTGWGKTGTTSSPRILQQVALPLLSPAQCKQYWGQNRITDAMICAGASGVSSCQGDSGGPLVCQSSGVWFQVGIVSWGTTNCNVSTPAVYSRVAYLRGWIDQTVASN, from the exons ATGGCCATGCTCTGGATCGTCAGCTGTCTCGCTTTGGTGGCCTCAGCCCTGG GTTGCGGAGTGCCTAGCATCCCGCCGCAGGTGAGCGGCTTGAAGATTGTGAACGGACAGAACGCCGTATCTGGCTCCTGGCCCTGGCAAGTGTCACTTCAG GATGCCTCTGGATTCCACTTCTGTGGAGGCTCCCTAATCAGCCAGAACTGGGTTGTCACTGCTGCCCATTGCCGTGTCAC TCCTGGCCGTCACCATGTGATCCTGGGAGAGCACGATCGTCAATCCAATGCTGAGCCGATCCAGGTCAAAAGCATCTCCAGG GCTATCACCCACCCCTACTACAACAGCCAGAACTTTAACAACGACGTGACCCTGCTGAAGCTGTCCTCCCCCGTCCAGATCACCTCCCGCGTGTCCCCTGTGTGCCTGGCCACCTCCAGCACCTCCTTCCCCTCTGGAACCCGCTGTGTCACCACTGGCTGGGGCAAGACTGGCACCACCT CAAGCCCCCGTATCCTCCAGCAGGTGGCCCTTCCTCTGCTGAGCCCTGCTCAGTGCAAGCAGTACTGGGGCCAGAACAGGATCACTGACGCCATGATCTGCGCCGGAGCCTCCGGAGTGTCCTCTTGCCAG GGTGATTCTGGCGGTCCTCTGGTGTGTCAGAGCAGTGGTGTGTGGTTTCAGGTGGGTATCGTGTCCTGGGGCACCACCAACTGCAACGTCAGTACCCCTGCCGTCTACTCCCGTGTCGCCTACCTGCGTGGCTGGATTGACCAGACTGTCGCATCCAACTAG